In Colletotrichum higginsianum IMI 349063 chromosome 1, whole genome shotgun sequence, the DNA window cgtcttcatcctcaGCTTCTCGGCACTGGCTTCGCTTGACCCACAAGTGAGGCGGTTTCAGACGCAATGCCATTGGCAGGAACGTCAGTAGAGCAGCCGCGAGAAAAGGTAGAAGGCGCAGTAGCCTTTCTGCATTTAGGTTCTTGTGGTAGCGAAGTGATCTCCATATCTTGAAGTTCCTGAAGGTTGAGTGGTCGATGATCAGGTCAACAACGTCAATCTGGGGCGCGAAGTCGCCATCCACCGAAACTCGTGCCGCAAAATTGCCTCCCGTCGATTCAAGGATTGAGTCTTCTGGAAGAAGCGCAGATGTTTCGAAGTATGAAAGAAATGGGGGTTGACATGCGTTGCGTTGGATGTCGGTGTTGTggtcgatgagggcgagTCTGTGCCTCGGCTGACGGACGTACAGTCCTGTCTCGTACGTGGGCTTGACGAGCATGTATAGGTTTTCGAGCGGCACACGCGTAGAACCATCTGCTCTGATGCCGATTACTGTCTCTCCCAACCCCGTGCTCGTTAAGCGTCCAGAGGTGGGAGACCAACCCTCCCAATTCTCGGACGGGCTAACGGTATCGATACAGTATCCGAGAGGCAGAGAATGCAGAACGAGTACGGAGGCTCCGAGATCGAACTGGGGAAATGCCTCAACCGTTGAGCGGTTGTTTTTTCCGGTGTCCATGTACAGAGTATGGTTGAAGGAGCGCGAGATGGCCCATCGCCGGTTGACTAGTTTCATTGATCGTTGTGCGCGGGCACAGCGATTTCCGTCAAGCAGTACTGGAATGGTAATGATTTTCTCATAATCAGTCTTCCGGCGACACCACAAGATGGCGTGCGCGCGCCTCTCGGGGGGGCTCCCCTCATACTCAAAGATGATGGGGACATCGATCCTTAAGCCCGCGTTGGTTATGACGAAATTGGATGGCTTCCGAACCAGATTGCATATGACAATGTCACTGCAACTGATGAAATCAGCGGGGGAAGAAGCCAGGAAGGATGAGCCCTTCGAAagagcgagaagaagctcctCTTGAGGGCGAAAAGACCCAGAGTGCCACGCAAAGATTGACCGATCGTCGCTGATTCGGATGAGCTCTTCTTGCAAGCGGAGAAATGCATTTTTACCACCTTCGCCGTACAGAAGGGGCAAGTGGACGCCAaagaggccaaggaggctATAGGATCTGTCCTCTTCCCTGGTTGTCTCCCTCTTGGCGGCCCACGACATGCGGGCTGCAATCGAGGACAGATGTagttctcggcggcctcgcaAGGTcagctcgtcgatgccggtgATCCGGCTAATGACTCCGCTTAGATGTGACTTGCTCCCAAGAGGTTTCCATTCTTGAGAGTAGAAACGCAGGTGTTCGGGCGCGATCAGCTCCTGGAGTGTCCAGCCACGAGTAAACCACTTGCTCTTGGCAAAAGGGGAATCATCTTCCAGGGTAGAGTCGCTCGGGACATCAGAGAGAAACGCGTAGCACACGACGGCCTCCTTGTACCAGCGGAACATGGAGTTGATAGACTCGGAGAGCTCGGCGCTGCTGGTCTTGTCGATACAACAGCTATCAATCCACACGTATTCGACACCATCCTTTTCGGCCTGCTTGCATGATTTGAC includes these proteins:
- a CDS encoding HET and Ankyrin domain-containing protein: MRLLSVKSLEVKEFSANVIPPYAILSHRWLGDDEEVILQDIELPVAKTKLGYEKLVKSCKQAEKDGVEYVWIDSCCIDKTSSAELSESINSMFRWYKEAVVCYAFLSDVPSDSTLEDDSPFAKSKWFTRGWTLQELIAPEHLRFYSQEWKPLGSKSHLSGVISRITGIDELTLRGRRELHLSSIAARMSWAAKRETTREEDRSYSLLGLFGVHLPLLYGEGGKNAFLRLQEELIRISDDRSIFAWHSGSFRPQEELLLALSKGSSFLASSPADFISCSDIVICNLVRKPSNFVITNAGLRIDVPIIFEYEGSPPERRAHAILWCRRKTDYEKIITIPVLLDGNRCARAQRSMKLVNRRWAISRSFNHTLYMDTGKNNRSTVEAFPQFDLGASVLVLHSLPLGYCIDTVSPSENWEGWSPTSGRLTSTGLGETVIGIRADGSTRVPLENLYMLVKPTYETGLYVRQPRHRLALIDHNTDIQRNACQPPFLSYFETSALLPEDSILESTGGNFAARVSVDGDFAPQIDVVDLIIDHSTFRNFKIWRSLRYHKNLNAERLLRLLPFLAAALLTFLPMALRLKPPHLWVKRSQCREAEDEDGIHRDMSHVFVFIFLFIFLAFLKATSGQLGIFSFWDTSPSGQFGSRIWGHRAVRKAYEWSKASMPILRALILLLPAPAVAAPAGQLAGSWFNWLFSWLLTGLLLWASSPRWLMAVIHARAFFLFRILFLLQCIGARLRGIVKRDRMIDPTL